The Argopecten irradians isolate NY chromosome 6, Ai_NY, whole genome shotgun sequence genome has a window encoding:
- the LOC138326357 gene encoding LOW QUALITY PROTEIN: uncharacterized protein (The sequence of the model RefSeq protein was modified relative to this genomic sequence to represent the inferred CDS: substituted 2 bases at 2 genomic stop codons) codes for MTLTEETTFLPSMQDSNSDRMSSHHKWDINDNTLPVVNEFDAFKEWPDGNCRYVYSGDVEDGRRHVSGWAMRNTNNHNALILKKSCLGVFVCSHDCSLDSGDKVHLRPAICDKARRKQVGKACPNSRCSGRLELMSCRGHCGYPVTHFWRNLHGAIYFQAKGIHDHPQPEVKASAEARRHNKIIRQQEKLMMVGLIHRKKMKSKTXQIXLNVEKLHNLHIFSGFDNMCSCSPFECTCTHIRVNQYQSAYMDSQQPDVLRRSNSWTPQIYEASSSPWQRPFSLDTNHNQSGLYKSCDLQENRPYIHEEQNLLSTLFPSMSNQSRNYSDTSVHNSAFCSKSGSVNFLHRFGTRGIPMPEILYPVSSLPVDPQERPEYRSSRPIDRYGEKDPFGFLYESDTEKGVENPSSVRVKSEPGCDDSSNLLAQKQNKDAQYLSNVIGNSLHENNPNKLCDDFVNIDALDHSSQLSTYPDTTDSDVFQSFVPRFSSDIPNMPPSTSGQCQMVTSSTPQYVELKPMKRNNDSRHRRPSDGIQTPISYSSKQSEHSSQKPTDPSYPPSVFNECLPFGDVSTHPSGTGQRSLPSRCDLPPGSTRPYGTEGHCGHYHSDLYQCPSSNCSQMKQQLCNHSINITLTYN; via the exons ATGACTTTGACCGAGGAAACCACATTTCTGCCCAGCATGCAGGACAGTAATTCTGACCGCATGTCTTCACACCATAAATGGGACATCAATGACAACACACTGCCAGTG GTTAACGAGTTCGACGCGTTCAAAGAATGGCCAGACGGTAACTGTCGTTACGTGTACAGCGGAGATGTTGAGGACGGGAGGAGACATGTCAGCGGCTGGGCCATGAGGAACACAAACAATCATAATGCACTCATTTTAAAGAAATCTTGTCTGGGAGTGTTCGTATGTAGTCACGACTGTTCACTGGACAGCGGCGATAAAGTCCATCTTAGACCAGCCATCTGTGACAAAGCAAGGAGGAAACAAGTTG GCAAAGCCTGTCCAAATTCTCGCTGCTCAGGACGACTGGAACTCATGTCCTGTCGAGGTCATTGTGGCTATCCCGTGACCCACTTCTGGAGGAATCTTCACGGTGCCATATATTTCCAAGCTAAGGGAATACATGACCACCCTCAGCCAGAAGTCAAAGCCTCTGCCGAAGCCAGACGACATAATAAGATCATCCGCCAACAAGAAAAATTGATGATGGTAGGTTTG ATTCacagaaagaaaatgaaaagtaa AACTTAACAAATATAATTGAATGTGGagaaattacataatttgcatatatTTTCAGGTTTTGACAATATGTGTTCCTGTTCACCATTTGAATGCACGTGCACGCATATTCGTGTGAATCAGTACCAGTCCGCATACATGGACAGCCAACAGCCGGACGTCCTAAGGCGTTCTAACTCCTGGACCCCACAGATTTATGAAGCATCATCGTCACCATGGCAACGCCCTTTCTCATTGGATACTAATCACAATCAGTCTGGACTTTATAAGTCATGTGACTTACAGGAAAATCGGCCTTACATACATGAGGAACAGAACCTATTGTCGACACTCTTCCCTTCGATGTCTAACCAATCTAGAAACTACTCAGATACCTCCGTCCACAACTCTGCTTTCTGTTCAAAGAGTGGTTCTGTGAACTTTTTACACAGATTTGGTACGCGAGGTATCCCAATGCCAGAGATTTTATATCCAGTCTCTAGTCTTCCAGTCGATCCCCAAGAAAGACCAGAGTATCGGTCTTCTCGGCCCATAGATCGCTATGGTGAAAAAGACCCTTTTGGTTTTCTTTACGAATCTGATACAGAAAAAGGAGTGGAAAATCCTTCTTCGGTAAGGGTAAAGTCTGAGCCAGGATGTGATGACTCATCTAATCTTCTCGCacagaaacaaaataaagatgCTCAATACCTTTCAAATGTCATAGGAAATTCTCTTCATGAAAACAACCCAAATAAACTGTGTGATGACTTTGTGAATATTGATGCATTGGATCACAGTTCGCAGCTTTCGACGTACCCCGACACAACTGACTCTGATGTGTTTCAGTCATTTGTACCCCGATTCTCGTCAGATATTCCCAACATGCCGCCTAGTACAAGTGGCCAATGCCAAATGGTCACGTCATCAACACCTCAGTACGTCGAACTCAAACCAATGAAACGCAACAACGACTCTCGACATCGACGTCCGTCGGACGGTATTCAAACTCCAATTAGTTACAGTTCAAAACAATCCGAACATTCTAGTCAAAAACCAACTGATCCTAGTTACCCGCCCAGTGTATTTAATGAATGTTTGCCGTTTGGGGACGTTTCTACACATCCTAGTGGTACTGGTCAGAGGTCATTACCCAGTAGATGTGACCTGCCGCCTGGTTCAACCCGGCCCTACGGGACAGAGGGTCACTGTGGACACTACCATAGCGACCTCTACCAATGTCCTTCAAGTAACTGTTCCCAGATGAAACAACAGTTATGTAACCATAGTATCAACATAACACTCACTTATAATTGA